CCTTGAAAGTGGTGATGCTCGAGCAGAACTACCGCTCGACGAGTCGCATCCTGCGTTGCGCCAACGTGCTGATCTCGAACAACCCGCACGAATTCGAAAAGCAGCTGTGGAGCGAGATGGGCCACGGCGACGAGATCCGCGTGATCCGCTGCCGCAACGAGGACGCCGAAGCCGAGCGCGTGGCCATGGAAATCCTCAGCCTGCACTTGCGCACCGACCGTCCATACAGCGATTTCGCCATCCTTTATCGCGGTAACTATCAGGCCAAGCTGATCGAACTGAAGCTGCAGCACCATCAGGTGCCGTACCGCCTGAGCGGAGGTAACAGCTTCTTCGGCCGTCAGGAAGTGAAAGACCTGATGGCCTACTTCCGCCTGATCGTCAACCCGGATGACGACAACGCCTTCCTGCGGGTGATCAACGTGCCGCGCCGGGAAATCGGCTCGACCACGCTGGAAAAACTCGGCAACTACGCCACCGAACGCAAGATCTCGATGTACGCCGCCACCGACGAAATCGGTCTGGGCGAGCATCTGGACAGCCGCTTCACCGATCGCCTGTCGCGCTTCAAGCGTTTCATGGACAAGGTGCGCGAGCAGTGCGCCGGCGAAGACCCGATCTCCGCCCTGCGCAGCATGGTCATGGACATCGACTACGAGAACTGGCTGCGCACCAACAGCTCCAGCGACAAGGCTGCCGATTACCGTATGAGCAACGTCTGGTTCCTGATCGAGGCGTTGAAAAACACCCTCGAGAAGGACGAAGAAGGCGAAATGACCGTCGAGGACGCCATCGGCAAACTGGTCCTGCGCGACATGCTCGAACGTCAGCAGGAAGAGGAAGACGGCGCCGAAGGCGTGCAAATGATGACGCTGCATGCGTCCAAGGGTCTGGAATTCCCTTACGTGTTCATCATGGGCATGGAAGAAGAAATCCTCCCGCACCGCTCCAGCATCGAAGCCGACACCATCGAAGAAGAACGCCGCCTGGCCTACGTGGGCATCACCCGCGCGCGCCAGACCCTGGCCTTCACCTTCGCCGCCAAGCGCAAGCAGTACGGCGAGATCATCGACTGCGCGCCCAGCCGCTTTCTCGATGAGCTGCCGCCGGACGATCTCGCGTGGGAAGGCAACGACGACACACCCACCGAAGTCAAAGTCGTGCGCGGCAACAGCGCATTGGCTGATATACGCGCGATGTTAAAGCGCTAGAATTGACCACTTTTTTTACTAGACCTTCGGCGCACCAAGCGCCAAAAGAGGACAGCTTCATGGAAGCATTGCAGCAGAAAATCCGCGAACAAGGCATTGTGCTTTCCGACCAGGTCCTGAAGGTCGATGCCTTCCTGAACCACCAGATCGACCCGGCCCTGATGAAGCTGATCGGCGACGAATTCGCCTCGCTGTTCAAGGATTCGGGCATCACCAAGATCGTCACCATCGAAGCCTCGGGCATCGCCCCGGCGATCATGACCGGTCTGAACCTCGGCGTGCCGGTGATCTTCGCCCGCAAGCAACAGTCCCTGACCCTGACGGAAAACCTGCTGTCGGCGACCGTTTACTCGTTCACCAAAAAGACCGAAAGCACCGTGGCCATCTCCCCGCGCCACCTGACCAGCAGCGACCGCGTGCTGATCATCGACGACTTTTTGGCCAACGGTAAGGCCTCGCAAGCGCTGATCTCGATCATCAAACAGGCCGGCGCGACCGTTGCCGGTCTGGGCATCGTCATCGAGAAGTCGTTCCAGGGCGGCCGCGCCGAACTGGACTCGCAGGGCTACCGCGTTGAATCGCTGGCCCGCGTGAAATCGCTGACAGGTGGCGTGGTCACCTTCATCGAATAAACCAGCAGCACCGCAGTCCCCCTGTAGGAGTGAGCCTGCTCGCGATAGCGTAGTGTCAGCTGATATTTTCGTCGACTGATACACCGCTATCGCGAGCAGGCTCACTCCTACAGTTGTTTTGGGTCAGGCAGTTATTGCGCGGTGGCTTTCAGGCCGGTGAGGAGCAGGCGCTGGAACAGGTCTTCTTTCAGGCCTTCCGGGTTTGTAAGTTGCATGCGCTCAAGGTGCTCGGGGTATAGCGAAGCCTCCGGCGCATCGAGAGCTGCCTTGCCCAGCTCCAGAATCTCGGTGAGTTTGAATTTGCTCTTCAGCCAATTCAGCGCACGCAATAGATCCCGTTCGATCGCGGTGAAATCACAGCCCAGCGGATACTCGGGAAACAGGTTCGGATGGCGTGCGGCGATGGCTTGCAAACGCTGAGGCGTGTTCTCGGTGAAGCGCGGATCGAGACGGAAATCCTTTGGCAGCTTGCCGACTTTTTGCGCTTGCTCGATCAGGCCCTGCTGGAAGCGTGAATCGCTGATATTCAGCAGCGATTCAATGACGACCGCATCGGATTTACCGCGCAAATCAGCGATGCCGTACTCTGTGACGACGATGTCGCGCAGGTGCCGTGGGATCGTGCAATGGCCGTATTCCCAAACGATGTTGGAGCTGACGTCGCCACCGGACTCACGCCAGCTGCGCAGGATCAGAATCGAACGCGCATCGTGCAGCGCGTGCCCCTGCGCGACGAAGTTGTACTGCCCGCCGACACCGCTGAGTACTCGGCCATCTTCCAGTTGATCCGCCACGCCAGCGCCAAGCAGGGTCATGGTGAACACGGTGTTGATGAATCGCGCGTCGAGGCGCTGCAGACGCTTGAGTTCTTCCTGCCCGTAGAGCTCGTTGATGTAGCTGATGCGGGTCATGTTGAATTCGAGGCGTTTGCTCAGTGGCAGCTCACGTAAGCGCTCGTAAAAACTGCGCGGGCCAAGGAAGAAACCGCCGTGCACCGAGATGCCGTCAGTTTGCGCGGCCTCGTCGAGGGTGCCGGCGTTGGCCTGTTCCTGAGTCTGCACGTCGGGGTAGACCTTGCGCCGAATAATTCCCGCGTCCGCCAATACCAGCAGGCCATTGACGAACATTTCGCTGCAGCCGTAAAGGCCTTTGGCGAATGGCCCAGTGCCGCCCTCGCGGTTGATCAATTGCGCCCATTGGCTGAGGTTGATGTCGTCGAGCAACGCCTTATAACCGGGGTTATCCGCCTGACGCGCCAGCAATGCGGCGGTCAACGCGTCGCCCATCGAACCGATGCCGATCTGCAACGTACCGCCGTCGCGCACCAGCGTACTCGCGTGCAAGCCAATGAAATGATCCTGAAAACCGACGGGCATGTTTGGCGTGGAAAATAGCGTGCTGCTGTCCTTCGCGTCGATCAGCAGGTCGAAGGTGTCGATATCGACTTCGGCGTCGCCGGGCATGTACGGCAGATCGGTGTGCACCTGGCCGACCAGCAAAATAGTCTCCCCGGCCTCGCGACGCTTGGCGATCATCGGCAACAGGTCGAGGGTGATGTCCGGGTTGCAGCTCAGGCTCAGGCGATCCGGATGTTCGCTGCTGCTGGCGAGCAATTGCGCCACCAGATTCAGCCCGGCGGCGTTGATGTCGCGCGCGGCGTGGCTGTAGTTGCTGCTGACGTAATCCTGCTGGGCCGGCGCGCTATTGAGCAGGCTGCCGGGCTGCATGAAGAACTGTTCGATGCGAATGTTGGCGGGCAGGCTGTCGCGGTGCAGGTCGGCGAGGAAATCGAATTCCGGGTAGTCACCGAAGACGCGTTCGACGAAGGGTTCGATAAAGCGCTTCTGCAAACCGTCACCCAGGTTCGGCCGGCCGAGGCACAGCGCGGTGTAGATCGTCAGTTGCCGCTCGGGCAGGTCTTTGATCCGCCGGTACAGCGCATTGACGAAGTGATTGGGCTTGCCCAGGCCCAGCGGCATGCCCATGTGGATGTGCGCCGGCAAGCGTGCCAGCACGTCGTCCACTGCCTGTTCGATCGAACACAACTGCACCATCTGAAGCCTCCTGCCCGTTCCGTGAATAGGGGTAGACCGAGCTTGCCTTGAGTTTGCTGCAATGAACAGCTTGGAGATTGGATCAGTGTTTTTTCCAGATTCGTTTAGGGCCTTAAACCGTCACCCTCACCCTAGCCCTCTCCCGGAGGGAGAGGGGACTGAATGGGGGATATTGGGGAGGTACGCCGACGTGAAATAGCTTTGTTGAATCCATAATCGCTAAGGTCTTTCAGGTCGATGTCGGAACCTCGGTCTGCCCCCTCTCCCTCCGGGAGAGGGCTGGGGTGAGGGGTTCTTGAATCGCGCCCACAAAAAAACCGTCCGAAGACGGTTTTTTTCGTCAGAAGTGCGCCTTACTTCAGGCCGGACATCTTCTCGATTGCGCCTTTCAGGTCGGCGTCGGAGCAATCGGCGCATGTGCCTTTAGGCGGCATGGCATTGATGCCGGTGATGGCCTTGGCCAGGATGCCGTCGAGGCCGCCCTGGTGATCGGCTCGTTCTTTCCAGGCTGCGGTGTCACCGATTTTCGGCGCGCCTAACAGGCCGGAGCCATGGCAAGCGTTGCAATGTTTGGCAATGATTGAGTCTGGAGTCTTGGCATCACCGCCGCCGGCAGTCGCAGCCACTTCCATCCCTTTGCATTCCTGCCCCTGAACACACACCTGGCCGACTGGCTCGAGGCGTTTGGCAATGTCGTCATTCGGCGCAGCTTGAGCGCTGACAGCCCAGAGGGCCAGTACGGTTGCTGGTGCAGCCAGCATTTTCATAATTAGGTTCACGCGTTCACCCTCAATGGTGGCTATTCACGCCTGCGGCCACGGTTCGCAGGCGGGCGGAAGTATAGCGGGTAGCCCGTCACACTGAAACAACCCCATAGTCGAAGGGGTTATACCGCACGGTAGAAAAACTCTCCGGGTGCCTTTGCCATCATGGCTTGGCACCTCTTTGTTAAAAATTCGCCGGCGTGGCTGCGCTGATTAGTCGCGCAGGCGCGTCGAACGGATTACGGAAACGGTGCGGCTTGGTACTTTCAAAGTAGTAGCTGTCGCCGGCTTCGAGAATAAAAGTTTCCAAGCCCACCACCAGTTCCAGACGACCTTCCACCAGAATCCCGGTTTCCTCGCCTTCATGGGTGAGCATTTCTTCGCCGGTATCGGCGCCCGGCGGGTAGATTTCATTGAGGAAGGCGATGGCGCGGCTGGGGTGTGCGCGGCCGACCAGCTTCATGGTCACGGCACCGTCGGAAATGTCGATCAGCTCGTTGGCCTTGTAGACGATCTGGGTCGGGACTTCCTGCAGGATTTCTTCGGAAAAGAACTCGACCATGGACATGGGAATCCCGCCCAGTACCTTTCTCAACGAACTGATCGAGGGGCTGACGCTGTTCTTTTCGATCATCGAAATGGTGCTGTTGGTGACGCCCGCGCGTTTGGCGAGTTCACGCTGGGAAAGCCCTTTGAGCTTGCGGATCGATTGCAGTCGTTCACCGACGTCCAAGGCGGGAGCCTCCTGATGTTGTAAGAATATTGAGCGTTATCATGGCGACAGCGTTCAGTATTTACAACACTTGACCCCCGCAGCGGCTTTAACCCTCGGAATAGAGCCTTGGCACCCGACGCAGATTGCAGAAGATCTGATACGGAATGGTCTCGGCCCACTGCGCCACTTCACTGGCGAGGATGTTTTTGCCCCACAGTTCGACGGTCGAACCGAGTTCAGCTTCCGGCACATCCGTCAGATCGATACACAGCATATCCATCGACACGCGCCCGAGGATGCGGCTGCGCTTGCCAGCCACCAAAACCGGCGTGCCGGTCGGCGCCTGACGCGGATAGCCGTCGGCGTAACCCATGGCGACCACGCCGATACGCATCGGTTTGTCGGTGATGAATTTGGCGCCGTAACCGATAGGTTCACCCGCTGGCAGCTCACGCACGCAGATGACTTTAGATTCCAGGGTCATCACCGGTTGCAGACGCTCGGCCACGGCATTGGCTTCTTCAAACGGGGTCGCGCCGTAGAGCATGATGCCCGGGCGCACCCAGTCACTGTGAATCTGCGGCCAACCGAGTACGGCGGGCGAGTTGCGCAGACTGACTTCCGCGGCCAGACCCTGACGCGCCGCCTCAAACACCGCGACCTGTTCGGTGCTGCTCTGCGCGTGCAGTTCATCGGCGCGGGCGAAGTGGCTCATCAAGACGATTTTCGCCACTTTGCCGCTGGCCAGCAGACGCTGATAGGCGGCTGCGTAATCCTTTGGATGCAGACCGACGCGGTGCATGCCCGAATCGAGCTTCAGCCACACAGTAATCGGTTTGCTCAGGGTCGCCTGCTCGATCGATTCGAGCTGCCACAGCGAATGCACCACGGTCCAGAAATCATGCTCGACAACCAGCGCCAGCTCATCGGCTTCGAAGATGCCTTCGAGCAACAACACCGGGGCCTTGATGCCGGCCGCGCGCAACTCCAGCCCTTCTTCGATGCAGGCGACGGCAAAACCGTCGGCCTCGGCTTCCAGTGCCTGGGCGCAACGTACCGCGCCATGGCCGTAGGCGTCCGCCTTGATCACTGCAAGCGCCTTGGCGCCGGTGACTTCGCGGGCAATTCGGTAGTTGTGGCGCAGGGCTTCTAGGTCGATCAGGGCACGGGCAGGACGCATGGCGGCAGACTTCTAGGCGGTCATGGGAAGAAAAACCGGCGCCGACTGACGACGTGAACCGCCAACAGCGCCGGGAGAGGGATCTTTACAACGGTTACGGCAGCGCGGCGACGATAGAAATTTCTACCAGAATGCTCGGCTTGGCCATTTTCGCTTCGACAGTAGCGCGGGCTGGGGCAGCGCCTTTTGGCAGCCACTGATCCCACACCGAGTTCATCCCGGCGAAGTGCGCCTCGATGTCGTTCAGGTAAATCGTCGCCGACAACAGATGCTGTTTGTCAGTCCCGGCCAGATCAAGCAAACGCTCGATATTGGCCAGTACGTCGCGGGTCTGCTGTTCAATCCCGGCGTCGAAGTCGTCGCCGACCTGTCCGGCCAGATACACGGTGCCGTTGTGGCTGACGATCTGACTCATGCGCTCATTGGTGAGCTGGCGCTGGATTGACATGTTTTGCGGACTCCTGGGTTTTGTTGCCATAACGGGAAATATCGAGGCCTTCGGCGCTGATCTGTGGTTTTTTCTTCGCCATCAGGTCGGCCAGCAAACGACCGGAACCGCACGCCATGGTCCAGCCGAGCGTGCCGTGACCGGTGTTGAGGAACAGGTTTTTGAACGGCGTGGCACCGACGATCGGCGTGCCGTCCGGCGTGGTCGGACGCAGACCGGTCCAGAAACTCGCCTCGGCCAGATTACCGCCCTGAGGATAAAGGTCGTTGACGATCATCTCCAGGGTTTCGCGGCGACGCGGGTTGAGCGACAGGTCAAAACCGGCGATCTCGGCCATGCCGCCAACGCGGATGCGGTTGTCGAAACGGGTGATCGCGACCTTGTAGGTCTCGTCGAGAATGGTCGAGGTCGGGGCCATCGCCGGGTTGGTGATCGGCACGGTCAGCGAGTAACCCTTGAGCGGATACACCGGGGCTTTGATGCCCAGTGGCTTGAGCAGTTGCGGCGAGTAGCTGCCGAGGGCCAGCACGTAGCGGTCGGCGGTTTCCAGCTTGCCGTCGATCCACACACCGTTGATGCGATCACCGGCGTAGTCGAGTTTCTGGATGTCCTGGCCGAAGCGGAATTCGACACCGAGCTTCACGGCCATTTCGGCGAGACGCGTGGTGAACATCTGGCAGTCGCCAGTCTGGTCGTTTGGCAGGCGCAGGGCACCAGCGAGGATGTCAGTCACACCTGCCAGTGCCGGTTCGACGCGGGCAATGCCGGCGCGGTCGAGGACTTCAAACGGCACCCCGGATTCTTTCAGCACGGCGATGTCTTTGGCGGCGCCATCCAGCTGTGCCTGGGTGCGGAACAACTGGGTCGTGCCGAGGCTGCGGCCTTCGTAGGCGATGCCGGTTTCGGCGCGCAATTCGTCGAGGCAATCGCGGCTGTACTCGGACAGACGCACCATGCGCTCTTTGTTCACCGCGTAACGGTTGGCGGTGCAGTTGCGCAGCATCTGCGCCATCCACAGGTACTGGTCGATGTCGGCAGTGGCCTTGATCGCGAGAGGGGCGTGGCGTTGCAGCAACCACTTGATCGCCTTCAGCGGTACGCCCGGCGCGGCCCACGGCGAGGCGTAGCCCGGCGACACCTGACCGGCGTTGGCGAAACTGGTCTCCATGGCCGCAGCAGGCTGCCGGTCGACCACCACCACTTCAAACCCGGCACGGGCCAGATAGTAAGCACTGGCGGTACCGATGACGCCGCTACCCAAGACCATTACACGCATTTTGTATCCCTCATCGCGGCTGGGCCGCGCACGTCTGTTGTTAGAGCAATGATGCGCGCAGTGTAAAAAAGAAATGCCAGTGCTTTTCACTATATAAGCGCCTATATTTGGCGACAATTCTCGGCAAAAACCCTTTTCACGGAGGCGCATCCCCTATGCGTACCAACACTCAGACCAAACGTGAGCTGGACAAGATCGACCGCAACATCTTGCGGATCCTGCAGGCGGACGGACGGATTTCCTTTACCGAACTCGGCGAAAAAGTCGGCCTCTCCACCACGCCGTGCACCGAGCGGGTGCGGCGTCTGGAGCGCGAAGGGATCATCATGGGCTACAACGCCCGGCTGAATCCGCAGCACTTGAAGGGTAGCTTGCTGGTGTTCGTCGAGATCAGCCTCGACTACAAATCCGGCGACACGTTCGAAGAGTTCCGCCGCGCGGTGCTGAAGTTGCCGCACGTGCTGGAATGCCATCTGGTCTCAGGGGATTTCGACTATCTGGTGAAGGCGCGGATTTCCGAGATGGCCTCGTACCGCAAGCTGCTGGGCGACATTCTGTTGAAGCTGCCGCATGTGCGGGAGTCGAAGAGTTATATCGTGATGGAAGAGGTGAAAGAGAGCCTGAGCTTACCTATTCCGGATTGAAGATCGGTGGCGCTCCATTCGCGAGCAGGCTCGCTCCCACAGGGGAATGCATTCCAAATGTGGGAGCGAGCCTGCTCGCGATGGCGTCGACTCGGTCCCGAGTGAACGCGTTAAACCAACACCTGCCGATGCGCCGCCATGTACTCGAAGATCTGCTTCTCGACCCGCGGATGAATCAGCTCCACCGGCCGCCGCTCATTCGGGCAAGGCAAGGTTTTGGTCGTGCCGAACAGCCGGCAAATCAACGGCCGCTCTTCATACACCGTGCAGCCATTCGGCCCCAGGTGCACACAGTTCAGTTCTTCCATCGCCGCATCCTGCTCGGCGCGGGTCTTGCGCGGCAGGCGGGCCATTTCTTCCGGTGAGGTGGTCACCGGCCCACAGCAATCGTGGCAGCCGGGCACGCACTCGAACGAGGGGATCTGTTGGCGCAAGGTGCGGACTGTCTGGCTGTTGCAGCTCATCAAAACGGTAACCAAGGTGGAATAGGCGTCAATTGTGCCGCAAAAGCCCTGATCCAGACACCGCAGGCCGACCAGTGTTGCCCACGTTCGGGCGTGCGGCTTATGCTCCGTCAAATTTTCTCGACACCTTAGCCGTTGGATGACGCCCATGACTGCCCGCGCCTTCACCTCCGCGAGCCAACCCCACGTTGCCTCTTACTACGCCGCCAGCAGCCTGCCGCAGCCCGATCACCCGATCTTGCAAGGTGAGGTGCTCGCCGATGTCTGCGTGGTCGGCGGTGGCTTTTCCGGGTTGAACACGGCGCTGGAACTGGCTGAACGCGGCCTCAGCGTAGTGTTGCTGGAAGCGCACAAGATCGGTTGGGGCGCCAGTGGTCGCAACGGCGGGCAGCTTATTCGCGGGGTCGGTCACGGTCTCGATCAGTTCGCCAACGTCATCGGCGCCGACGGCGTGCGCGAGATGAAACTGATGGGCCTGGAAGCGGTGGAAATCGTCCGCCAGCGCGTCGAGCGTTTTCAGATTGCCTGCGACCTGACCTGGGGC
This region of Pseudomonas sp. R84 genomic DNA includes:
- the rep gene encoding DNA helicase Rep — protein: MSRLNPRQQEAVNYVGGPLLVLAGAGSGKTSVITRKIAHLIQNCGIRAQYIVAMTFTNKAAREMKERVGTLLRAGEGRGLTVCTFHNLGLNIIRKEHARLGYKPGFSIFDETDVKSLMTDIMQKEYAGEDGVDEIKNMIGAWKNDLILPPQALENARNPKEQTAAIVYTHYQRTLKAFNAVDFDDLILLPVKLFEEHADILEKWQNKVRYLLVDEYQDTNASQYLLVKMLIGKRNQFTVVGDDDQSIYAWRGARPENLMLLKDDYPSLKVVMLEQNYRSTSRILRCANVLISNNPHEFEKQLWSEMGHGDEIRVIRCRNEDAEAERVAMEILSLHLRTDRPYSDFAILYRGNYQAKLIELKLQHHQVPYRLSGGNSFFGRQEVKDLMAYFRLIVNPDDDNAFLRVINVPRREIGSTTLEKLGNYATERKISMYAATDEIGLGEHLDSRFTDRLSRFKRFMDKVREQCAGEDPISALRSMVMDIDYENWLRTNSSSDKAADYRMSNVWFLIEALKNTLEKDEEGEMTVEDAIGKLVLRDMLERQQEEEDGAEGVQMMTLHASKGLEFPYVFIMGMEEEILPHRSSIEADTIEEERRLAYVGITRARQTLAFTFAAKRKQYGEIIDCAPSRFLDELPPDDLAWEGNDDTPTEVKVVRGNSALADIRAMLKR
- a CDS encoding xanthine phosphoribosyltransferase, which codes for MEALQQKIREQGIVLSDQVLKVDAFLNHQIDPALMKLIGDEFASLFKDSGITKIVTIEASGIAPAIMTGLNLGVPVIFARKQQSLTLTENLLSATVYSFTKKTESTVAISPRHLTSSDRVLIIDDFLANGKASQALISIIKQAGATVAGLGIVIEKSFQGGRAELDSQGYRVESLARVKSLTGGVVTFIE
- a CDS encoding acetyl-CoA hydrolase/transferase C-terminal domain-containing protein, with the translated sequence MVQLCSIEQAVDDVLARLPAHIHMGMPLGLGKPNHFVNALYRRIKDLPERQLTIYTALCLGRPNLGDGLQKRFIEPFVERVFGDYPEFDFLADLHRDSLPANIRIEQFFMQPGSLLNSAPAQQDYVSSNYSHAARDINAAGLNLVAQLLASSSEHPDRLSLSCNPDITLDLLPMIAKRREAGETILLVGQVHTDLPYMPGDAEVDIDTFDLLIDAKDSSTLFSTPNMPVGFQDHFIGLHASTLVRDGGTLQIGIGSMGDALTAALLARQADNPGYKALLDDINLSQWAQLINREGGTGPFAKGLYGCSEMFVNGLLVLADAGIIRRKVYPDVQTQEQANAGTLDEAAQTDGISVHGGFFLGPRSFYERLRELPLSKRLEFNMTRISYINELYGQEELKRLQRLDARFINTVFTMTLLGAGVADQLEDGRVLSGVGGQYNFVAQGHALHDARSILILRSWRESGGDVSSNIVWEYGHCTIPRHLRDIVVTEYGIADLRGKSDAVVIESLLNISDSRFQQGLIEQAQKVGKLPKDFRLDPRFTENTPQRLQAIAARHPNLFPEYPLGCDFTAIERDLLRALNWLKSKFKLTEILELGKAALDAPEASLYPEHLERMQLTNPEGLKEDLFQRLLLTGLKATAQ
- a CDS encoding c-type cytochrome, which encodes MKMLAAPATVLALWAVSAQAAPNDDIAKRLEPVGQVCVQGQECKGMEVAATAGGGDAKTPDSIIAKHCNACHGSGLLGAPKIGDTAAWKERADHQGGLDGILAKAITGINAMPPKGTCADCSDADLKGAIEKMSGLK
- a CDS encoding cupin domain-containing protein translates to MDVGERLQSIRKLKGLSQRELAKRAGVTNSTISMIEKNSVSPSISSLRKVLGGIPMSMVEFFSEEILQEVPTQIVYKANELIDISDGAVTMKLVGRAHPSRAIAFLNEIYPPGADTGEEMLTHEGEETGILVEGRLELVVGLETFILEAGDSYYFESTKPHRFRNPFDAPARLISAATPANF
- the alr gene encoding alanine racemase; translation: MRPARALIDLEALRHNYRIAREVTGAKALAVIKADAYGHGAVRCAQALEAEADGFAVACIEEGLELRAAGIKAPVLLLEGIFEADELALVVEHDFWTVVHSLWQLESIEQATLSKPITVWLKLDSGMHRVGLHPKDYAAAYQRLLASGKVAKIVLMSHFARADELHAQSSTEQVAVFEAARQGLAAEVSLRNSPAVLGWPQIHSDWVRPGIMLYGATPFEEANAVAERLQPVMTLESKVICVRELPAGEPIGYGAKFITDKPMRIGVVAMGYADGYPRQAPTGTPVLVAGKRSRILGRVSMDMLCIDLTDVPEAELGSTVELWGKNILASEVAQWAETIPYQIFCNLRRVPRLYSEG
- a CDS encoding RidA family protein, whose protein sequence is MSIQRQLTNERMSQIVSHNGTVYLAGQVGDDFDAGIEQQTRDVLANIERLLDLAGTDKQHLLSATIYLNDIEAHFAGMNSVWDQWLPKGAAPARATVEAKMAKPSILVEISIVAALP
- the dadA gene encoding D-amino acid dehydrogenase produces the protein MRVMVLGSGVIGTASAYYLARAGFEVVVVDRQPAAAMETSFANAGQVSPGYASPWAAPGVPLKAIKWLLQRHAPLAIKATADIDQYLWMAQMLRNCTANRYAVNKERMVRLSEYSRDCLDELRAETGIAYEGRSLGTTQLFRTQAQLDGAAKDIAVLKESGVPFEVLDRAGIARVEPALAGVTDILAGALRLPNDQTGDCQMFTTRLAEMAVKLGVEFRFGQDIQKLDYAGDRINGVWIDGKLETADRYVLALGSYSPQLLKPLGIKAPVYPLKGYSLTVPITNPAMAPTSTILDETYKVAITRFDNRIRVGGMAEIAGFDLSLNPRRRETLEMIVNDLYPQGGNLAEASFWTGLRPTTPDGTPIVGATPFKNLFLNTGHGTLGWTMACGSGRLLADLMAKKKPQISAEGLDISRYGNKTQESAKHVNPAPAHQ
- a CDS encoding Lrp/AsnC ligand binding domain-containing protein, with product MRTNTQTKRELDKIDRNILRILQADGRISFTELGEKVGLSTTPCTERVRRLEREGIIMGYNARLNPQHLKGSLLVFVEISLDYKSGDTFEEFRRAVLKLPHVLECHLVSGDFDYLVKARISEMASYRKLLGDILLKLPHVRESKSYIVMEEVKESLSLPIPD
- a CDS encoding YkgJ family cysteine cluster protein, which gives rise to MSCNSQTVRTLRQQIPSFECVPGCHDCCGPVTTSPEEMARLPRKTRAEQDAAMEELNCVHLGPNGCTVYEERPLICRLFGTTKTLPCPNERRPVELIHPRVEKQIFEYMAAHRQVLV